In Candidatus Zixiibacteriota bacterium, the sequence ACCCTTCTTATCTCCTCTTGACTCATCCTGATCATGTCCTTTCCTGCCATAATATCCTCCTTTAAAGTAAGATATTGTGGCAATCTCAAAATAGGACATTTCTACTTTGCTAAAACAGGACATTATTATATTGCGATTACATCTTTTATTTAGAGGTAATGTCAGATACAGATCTCCCTGGGAAAGCTCGTCCAATCCAAACAATTTAGACCAGCTTAGCTGGATTTCCTTTTTAGAAAGAAGTCCTGTGGATGCAGGATTGGACAAAAGATGGGAAGACTCCGAGCTTAAAGAAGAGGTAGCGCCTGCCAGGCTCAGGCCTCTGGCACTGCCCGGTTTTTCCTCAAATGCCCCAGAGGAAAATTCAAAAGAGATCAGGCAGAATAAGAATGTAAAAAATAATCCTCGCATGAAAAACTACCTTTTAGCCACGACTATGGTTGTCTTTTTTGAAAGGCTGCTCGGCCCGGAAGTCTTGAGATACAGAATATATATGCCGGCTTTTACTATATTCCCATCATTATCCTTGCCGTCCCAGAAAATTACTCCTGAAACCTGTGGCGCTTTGTCCATCAAGGTCCTGATCAGTCTTCCCCTGATATCATAGATCTTCAAGGTTGATTCAGACTTGAAGGGGATGGTATAGCTTATTCCTGCCTGATCTTCAAACCCGTCTCCGTCAGGAGAAAAGGGGTTGGGGTTTATGTCTAATTTCACCTCTTCCGTAGAATTAGAATTCTGTAGGCTGTTTATCTTACAAGGCGTGGAACCTTTGGGATCAACTGATCTCCACCAGTTATTCTGATCAGAAGATACTTTTTCAGAGCTGACTCTTTCCTGGGAATAACCTTTTATATCCGCCTCCGCGGTATAGCTCAATTCATCTATTGTAAAACCCAGACTATCTTTTAGAACGATCTTATCTCCGCTATTATTCAAAATATGCCAGCTAAGAGGTTCTATTACATTACAGCTTGCCTCAGGGAAGCTTGAGGAAAATAAGGAGCGGTTTTCAGTTAAGATTAAATATTCTCCCGGAAACAGATTCAGGTCTTCATTTGTAATCAGGCTCTGGCTGGCTGAGTCTCCCAGGCGCCAGTTCTTGAGATTGATCGGGGTAGCTGTCCGGTTGTAAAGCTCTATCCATTCAGGCTGGTTATCACCAGGCGAGCAAAGGAATTCGTTAATGACTATTTCAGGAAGTGTCTGCCCTACCCGAATGTTGATAAATGCCTGATTATTGTATTCCTTATCATCCTCACCTATCTGGACATATAACCTGTAAACCCCTTGGGGAAAAGAAAGCTTCTTTGAAAAGGTAAGATCCTGGTTCACGGGTATAGGAGGTATGTAAAAGGGCGTTCCCAGACTCTCATTTTCCTCCAGGCTTCCGTCAAAATCGTAATCGCAGAAAAAATACAGAAAATTCTCACTGGAGGAAGAGGTTCCTGAGTTTCGGACGTTCACCTTCAATTTGAAATTCTCATTTTCCCCGGGTGATGCTGGTTCAGTGGAAAGATCAAAAGGTGTGATGGACAGGTCGTTCGGAACTGGGGTTATGGAGTTCACTTCCCCGGGCGTGTTTCCTTTAGTGTAAACACAGAAACCCCAGTTGGAGATAGAGTCGGTGCCGGAAGGCGAAATTCTCTCCCAGGAAACCCCGTCTCCGGCATCTTTGTTCCAGGAAAAGTTAGAGCTATTTTGCTGTGGATCGATTAGAGTAACACTGCCTGAGCTATTGGTTAAGGAGAGCTTGACTTCAAGGGCAGGATAATTTTCGATGGGATTATCTCCCCAGACTCCACTCCCATTTCCCCAATAGCATTCGAAGCTTTCTGAATCAGGAGGAACAGAGACTAACTTGCGCGCCAAGATTAGATAATTTTTCTCAGGAATTGATGTTCCAGCAGGGAATATAGTAGTGTCACTCTTGCTTATGAATGTCCATCCACCCAGATCGATTGCTGAAGTATCCGTATTAAAAAGCTCGACCCATTCCAATTTCACCCTGGAGCCTGGCTCATTGGCTAAAATCTCATTCAGCACAACTCTGCTATATGCGGCTGGAGGAAAG encodes:
- a CDS encoding lamin tail domain-containing protein; translation: MTDKVLNFLIRFFLLLCLLIIVFPPAAYSRVVLNEILANEPGSRVKLEWVELFNTDTSAIDLGGWTFISKSDTTIFPAGTSIPEKNYLILARKLVSVPPDSESFECYWGNGSGVWGDNPIENYPALEVKLSLTNSSGSVTLIDPQQNSSNFSWNKDAGDGVSWERISPSGTDSISNWGFCVYTKGNTPGEVNSITPVPNDLSITPFDLSTEPASPGENENFKLKVNVRNSGTSSSSENFLYFFCDYDFDGSLEENESLGTPFYIPPIPVNQDLTFSKKLSFPQGVYRLYVQIGEDDKEYNNQAFINIRVGQTLPEIVINEFLCSPGDNQPEWIELYNRTATPINLKNWRLGDSASQSLITNEDLNLFPGEYLILTENRSLFSSSFPEASCNVIEPLSWHILNNSGDKIVLKDSLGFTIDELSYTAEADIKGYSQERVSSEKVSSDQNNWWRSVDPKGSTPCKINSLQNSNSTEEVKLDINPNPFSPDGDGFEDQAGISYTIPFKSESTLKIYDIRGRLIRTLMDKAPQVSGVIFWDGKDNDGNIVKAGIYILYLKTSGPSSLSKKTTIVVAKR